One genomic region from Reichenbachiella ulvae encodes:
- a CDS encoding type II toxin-antitoxin system RelE/ParE family toxin, giving the protein MKLKIELTAKFKRKAKSILKKHPSFKSDLSSLISQLKENPRQGTPLKNNCYKIRLSITSKGKGKSGGARVITHLHITATTIYLIYIYDKSEQENISDKEILELIKGL; this is encoded by the coding sequence ATGAAATTGAAGATTGAACTCACAGCTAAATTCAAGCGAAAAGCTAAATCAATTCTCAAAAAGCACCCCTCGTTTAAGAGTGACTTAAGCAGCTTGATTAGTCAGTTAAAAGAAAACCCTCGACAAGGCACTCCCCTGAAAAACAACTGCTACAAGATACGATTGTCCATCACTTCGAAAGGGAAAGGAAAATCAGGAGGGGCACGTGTCATTACTCATCTACATATCACAGCTACTACGATATACCTCATTTACATTTACGACAAATCAGAACAAGAGAACATTAGTGACAAAGAAATACTCGAACTAATCAAAGGTCTTTAA